One genomic region from Zonotrichia leucophrys gambelii isolate GWCS_2022_RI chromosome 26, RI_Zleu_2.0, whole genome shotgun sequence encodes:
- the MDM4 gene encoding protein Mdm4 encodes MSFPNSSRIPLGQANQVVPSLPLLRILRAGGAQGDSFTLKEVMHFLGQYILARQLYDRRQQHLVHCGPDPLGALLGLQSFSVKDPSPVYEMLKRNLSPAPIPDAAQSLPPEPSVAQPGPGQLQLSQEEGSDSGILESDSKSSAPATSEPKCDTGEDSDLIENLSKSKKPKLDLVFEEWDVAGLPWWFLGNLRSNYKSRSNGSTDIQTNQDIDTAIVSDTTDDLWFLNECPLDQGAAGLKVEVLDCEEVTEGDTKVPEDVCLDELEDSQRLSDDTDTEAASEDCWQCSKCRKFNSPGKRYCFRCWALRKDWYRDCPKLPHSLSLSNINSMEKQEQDEGMDVPDCRRTISAPAGQPKHVFLGETKPHVDPGGSMEGKNRDFGKLKKEEEEEEVESLESIKTLLNPCFLCQHRPRDGNIVHGRTAHLVACFRCARMLKKKRSPCPVCRKEIKMVIRIFMG; translated from the exons ATGAgcttcccaaattccagcaggATCCCCCTGGGCCAAGCCAATCAG GTGGTTCCCTCGCTGCCCCTGCTGAGGATCCTGCGGGCTGGGGGGGCCCAGGGCGACTCCTTCACGCTCAAAGAG GTGATGCATTTCCTGGGCCAGTACATCCTGGCCCGGCAGCTCTATGACCGGCGGCAGCAGCACCTGGTGCACTGCGGGCCCGACCCGCTGGGGGCGCTGCTGGGCCTGCAGAGCTTCTCCGTCAAGGACCCCAG CCCCGTGTACGAGATGCTGAAGAGGAACCTgagccctgctcccatcccag ATGCTGCCCAGAGCCTCCCCCCGGAGCCCAGCGTCgctcagcccggccccggccAGCTGCAG ctcagccaggaggAGGGATCTGACTCTGGGATCCTGGAGAGTGACAGCAAATCCTCAGCTCCTGCTACCTCAGAGCCCAAATGTGACACTGGTGAAG ACAGTGATTTGATAGAAAACCTCTCCAAAAGCAAAAAGCCCAAGCTGGACCTGGTTTTTGAGGAATGGGATGTGGCTGGGCTGCCGTGGTGGTTTTTAGGGAATCTCAGAAGCAATTACAAATCCAGGAGTAACGGATCCACGGATATTCAGACTAACCAG gacaTCGACACTGCCATCGTTTCAGACACCACTGATGACCTGTGGTTCCTCAACGAGTGTCCCCTGGACCAGGGCGCTGCTGGGCTCAAGGTGGAAGTGCTGGACTGTGAGGAGGTGACAGAAGGTGACACCAAG gtGCCTGAGGATGTGTGCTTGGATGAGCTGGAGGATTCCCAGCGCCTGAGTGATGACACGGACACAGAGGCTGCTTCTGAG GATTGCTGGCAATGCTCCAAGTGCAGGAAATTCAACTCCCCGGGGAAAAGGTACTGCTTCCGCTGCTGGGCCCTGCGCAAGGACTGGTACAGGGactgccccaaactgccccattccctgtccctttccAACATCAACtccatggaaaagcaggagcaggatgaagGGATGGACGTCCCAGACTGCAGGAGGACGATCTCAGCCCCGGCTGGCCAACCCAAACACGTTTTCTTGGGAGAAACCAAACCCCACGTGGATCCGGGCGGctccatggaggggaaaaatcGAGATTTTGGCAAGCtgaagaaagaggaggaggaggaggaggtggaatCTTTGGAGAGCATCAAAACCCTGCTGAATCCCTGcttcctgtgccagcacaggccTCGGGATGGGAACATTGTCCACGGAAGGACTGCTCACCTGGTGGCCTGCTTCAGGTGTGCCAGGATGCTGAAGAAGAAGAGATCGCCCTGTCCCGTGTGCAGGAAGGAGATCAAGATGGTCATCAGGATCTTCATGGGGTAG